One window of the Acaryochloris sp. CCMEE 5410 genome contains the following:
- a CDS encoding DUF4832 domain-containing protein, whose product MYLISEFRTQPLSQSFLDKVSTDLSTARKSGIKLIIRFAYNWLGGGEDTSVERIVSHLDQLEPILKNNYDAIAYLEAGFIGYWGEWNRSTNGLRTNPQARRKILKKLLSVLPPERMVALRYSYYKGDIFNQQQPLTESEAFNRSGRARTGAHNDCFLAEIDDWGTYNHTDPKIINQQKAFLNLDNRYLVQGGEVCNPSPYDDCPNAQKELAYMRWSTLNSFPSDGKSILADWVTQGCMDNIKHRLGYRFRLINAEMPIKIAAGEPFSLNFSVINEGWANAYNPRELEIILRHKSTRRNYTLLTEENPQFWIPGQKTTINILVQTPSTLPSGTYEVFLNLPDPSKQLSHRPEYSIRLANKGTWEEDTGFNSLQMNLIIRSK is encoded by the coding sequence ATCTATCTCATCTCTGAGTTTAGAACACAACCCTTATCACAATCATTTCTAGATAAAGTATCTACGGATCTTTCAACAGCCCGAAAGTCCGGAATAAAGCTAATCATCAGATTTGCCTACAATTGGCTGGGAGGAGGGGAAGACACCTCTGTTGAAAGAATAGTTTCTCATTTGGATCAGTTAGAACCAATACTGAAAAACAATTATGATGCGATTGCTTATCTAGAAGCAGGATTTATTGGATACTGGGGGGAATGGAATCGATCAACTAATGGACTACGAACCAACCCTCAAGCAAGAAGAAAAATATTAAAAAAATTACTATCCGTTCTGCCTCCCGAACGAATGGTTGCCCTAAGATATTCCTATTACAAAGGTGATATTTTTAACCAACAACAACCGCTCACTGAGAGCGAAGCCTTCAATAGAAGCGGTAGAGCCAGAACCGGAGCACATAATGATTGCTTTCTAGCTGAAATCGACGATTGGGGTACGTATAACCACACCGATCCGAAGATTATTAACCAGCAGAAGGCTTTTTTGAACTTAGATAACCGATACCTTGTACAGGGTGGTGAGGTCTGCAATCCTAGCCCATATGATGACTGTCCCAACGCTCAAAAAGAGCTAGCCTACATGCGCTGGAGTACCTTAAATAGCTTCCCTTCTGATGGGAAAAGCATATTAGCAGACTGGGTGACTCAAGGCTGTATGGACAACATCAAGCATCGCCTCGGTTATCGGTTTAGGTTAATCAATGCAGAAATGCCCATCAAAATTGCCGCTGGTGAACCATTTAGCTTAAACTTTTCAGTCATAAATGAGGGTTGGGCCAATGCCTACAATCCTCGAGAGTTAGAAATTATTCTTCGCCACAAATCAACAAGACGGAACTATACTCTACTTACAGAAGAAAATCCTCAATTTTGGATACCTGGGCAAAAGACCACTATCAATATCCTTGTCCAAACTCCCAGTACCTTACCATCGGGGACATATGAAGTATTTTTGAATCTTCCAGATCCATCGAAGCAATTATCCCATCGGCCAGAGTATTCGATCAGACTAGCAAATAAAGGCACTTGGGAAGAAGACACTGGATTCAATTCACTACAGATGAACCTAATCATTCGAAGCAAGTAA
- the murJ gene encoding murein biosynthesis integral membrane protein MurJ, which yields MEQSKPQKLFSSLKKIKNNSLNNQIFSATLIVVMLTVGVKIASFIKDLVVAWRFGTRDELDAFLIALVVPSLLSNVVASSFNSALIPTYIQLRETKGISEANKLFSNLMVCVLIILSLLSILMLGFAHLYLPFLAAGFDEQKLALTFRILCTISPIILLDGIICNWRAVLNAEENFTVAGVAPIFTPIVTIILLLQIHSWGVYTLAVGLCAGMILEVLAIGLTLSRKGIPLIPKWQGWDDNLTHIFKQYLLVLSGAVLLCSAVPIDQAMAAMLSPGSVASLNYGNKVIAAPMGLFTSGLTASIIPYCSKMYANGDWIKIRQTIRQNLGLIALIGTALTITTIIFSEPIVQLLFQRGSFVEKDTKIVSQIQSLYSLQIPFYIGNLFLIRLASSIKQNHLLLWVSGLDLILNIVLNYIFINIIGIKGIALSTSIVYIFSFFFLFLQINRYTIQEAKKLKVARY from the coding sequence ATGGAGCAAAGTAAACCACAGAAACTATTTTCTTCCCTAAAAAAAATAAAGAATAACTCCCTGAACAACCAGATTTTCAGTGCCACACTGATTGTAGTGATGCTGACAGTAGGTGTCAAAATTGCTTCTTTTATTAAAGATCTGGTTGTAGCTTGGCGTTTTGGCACCAGAGATGAGTTAGATGCCTTTTTGATTGCCTTGGTCGTTCCATCTCTACTCAGCAATGTTGTCGCATCTTCTTTCAACTCTGCCCTTATTCCTACCTATATACAGCTTAGAGAAACTAAAGGTATATCTGAAGCGAATAAGCTATTCTCCAATTTGATGGTCTGCGTTCTAATAATATTAAGCCTACTATCAATATTGATGTTAGGTTTTGCCCATCTATATTTGCCATTTCTTGCAGCAGGCTTTGATGAGCAGAAATTGGCTCTAACGTTTAGAATACTTTGCACCATTTCTCCCATCATTCTCCTAGACGGAATCATTTGTAATTGGCGAGCAGTATTGAACGCGGAAGAAAATTTTACTGTAGCTGGTGTTGCCCCAATCTTTACCCCCATTGTGACTATTATTCTCCTTCTACAGATCCATTCATGGGGTGTTTATACTTTAGCGGTTGGATTATGTGCTGGGATGATCTTAGAGGTACTGGCAATAGGACTCACACTCAGCAGAAAAGGGATTCCACTCATCCCCAAATGGCAAGGATGGGACGACAATTTAACCCATATTTTTAAGCAATATCTTCTGGTCTTATCTGGAGCTGTTTTACTTTGCAGTGCCGTTCCAATTGATCAAGCAATGGCAGCAATGCTATCACCCGGAAGTGTGGCCTCACTGAACTATGGAAATAAAGTAATTGCTGCTCCCATGGGGCTTTTTACCAGTGGTTTAACAGCTTCAATCATACCGTATTGCTCAAAAATGTATGCCAATGGAGACTGGATAAAAATCAGGCAAACGATTAGACAAAATCTAGGTTTAATTGCACTTATTGGCACTGCCTTAACCATAACAACCATTATCTTTTCAGAGCCAATCGTTCAACTTCTTTTCCAGAGAGGTTCTTTCGTTGAAAAAGATACTAAAATCGTTAGCCAAATACAGTCTTTATACTCTCTGCAAATCCCATTTTATATCGGAAACCTATTTTTAATTCGCCTAGCTAGCTCAATCAAGCAGAATCATCTTCTCCTTTGGGTTTCCGGCTTAGATCTCATCCTCAATATAGTCCTGAATTATATATTTATCAACATAATAGGGATCAAAGGGATAGCACTTTCAACTAGTATTGTCTATATATTTTCTTTCTTTTTTCTCTTCCTGCAAATCAACAGATATACGATTCAAGAAGCTAAAAAACTTAAAGTCGCAAGATATTGA